Sequence from the Solea senegalensis isolate Sse05_10M linkage group LG1, IFAPA_SoseM_1, whole genome shotgun sequence genome:
AAGTGAAGTGAGTTTAACCGCCGAAGCCGTACAGAGTTCTTCCCTGTCTCTTCAGAGCATAAACCACGTCCATGGCGGTCACAGTCTTCCTCTTTGCGTGCTCGGTGTAGGTGACAGCATCACGGATCACGTTCTCCAGGAAAACCTTCAACACCCCACGAGTCTCCTCGTAGATCAGACCAGAGATACGCTTCACTCCGCCACGGCGAGCCAGACGGCGGATGGCGGGCTTGGTAATTCCCTGGATGTTATCACGGAGAACTTTGCGGTGACGCTTAGCGCCTCCTTTACCGAGACCCTTTCCTCCTTTTCCACGGCCACTCATTTTATCAGATTGTAGAATACACAGATATGGTGACTATGTCGAGATTCACGGATATTCAAAGTCTGTTTGAGGACCTGGTTGAAGACAAAGGCGCCATATTCTTCCTCTGTGGGTTATCATGGTGAATAAAGGAGTCTGTGGTGCATCAGCGCCCCCAACAGGAGAAGAGCGTCAGTGACAGCATGTCCCAGAGGTctcacaaaataattaaaaataattaaataattaaaaaataaacacttatttaatagaaaaaaacacacatttgcatcacGTAACAGAGAAAGAGTGGAAGGCcaacaaaatgaattaattcatgaaaaaacagtacaacaattaataaatatatgtgttaattaagaaaagaaaagaaaaaaggtgatttaaaagATTCTGTATGGTggaggggtggagtggctcagtggttaagaccggtacctgTGTGCGAAAAGggcaatggttgcaagttcgactccacccctggctgattgtactcaattcccatgtgagtcgctttggataaaaagtgtctgctaaatgacatgtaatgtatgaATAATTGTGCATGTCAAAAATAACTATtaattttctgatttatttacttttgtgtttattCGAGCACaagaaaagaatggagaagcaAAGCGAGGCGAATCCTACAGATGAGATGGATGActaaagggagagaaaaaaattatGCATTGACCTCGATTGATTGgattgttttgtgacttttgggaagttgaatatgccaggcaacaagtcgagacGGTCACTCGCGACAGaatatcatggacacatgtacagacacacatggagtctgatttgaCTGTCTAGAGCAAGGGTCCCCAAACGTTTTCCAGTGAGGGCCACATAACTTTTCCCTTCTCTGATGGGGGGCCAGTCAGTTTGTAACAGAAAAAGTGTGACCATCGCAGGGTTGcctaaatgtaaacatttattgtttCGACGCGCCTGGTGATTGTACTCGCCGACAGACTCACGGCATTAAAGACATCTTTCTTCTCGGGACACACCTCCTCCACgacaacattcaaacatttcttGACAAACTCTCCCTCAGTGAAAGGTTTACCACAGCTTGCTATCAGTTGAGCAACACAGAAGCTGGCCCGGCTCACGTTCACGTTCTATGACTGGGATAAAGTGAGGTCGTAgtagcaactttttttttgtgtggctcacaattcaattcaaatgagCTTCATTGACGTAAGGAAACATTTCCTGGGATTCAGTCAGGCAGGCCCACTTCACCCCAGTGTTCTATGCTTGCTTTAGTCTCGATTGCGTGGCCAgactgaaaaaataataatgcggggaaaaaaataatgtgtctcTGGAATTGTTCAGGGGGCCGGGTCAAATGTGGAGGGGGGCTGTGTCCGACCCCCAGGCCGTAGTTTGGGGACCACTggtctagagctagactatatctctgagtgctgatgctgaaacatgtttttctttgtcaaatgtcatgagaaaagaataattatgtaatctatgatgataatgggggtgggactagataagcttttgcttctcccgctttccctttcggtaccgtgtgaactacactgatgtgtgataagtgatctaaatgtcatgaccgaaacaaacaaacaaacaaacaaacaaacaaacaaacaaataaataaataaataaataaataaataaataaataaataaataaataaagtatgatccagacatgacatgacataatCACTTATGTCTGACAGGTTTGTGAATCAAGCTGAAAAAATagggtttaaaaaaagcttaaagaactttaaataaacatgtcaaagtaaggtttaaagttaaaaaaacaaacaaaaaaaagctcctGATGGTGTAGTTTCACAAGATGTGCAGCTtcaatcatttctttctttttggatCCTCCCTCTACAGCTGTGTGGTTCacttatttgatttttaaaatgactgtgaatATTGAGTATAGGCCTGTATGTGTTGCTGTAATGCTGCTACACCAGAAACACAGATGTTGAGCATTGCAATAAAGGATGTGCACTTTGTGCAAACTTAAATGAAATGGACCAGGTAAAGAAATTAACAATTTctataaagtgaataaaacagaCAATTTCCAAACACAAGATGATTCCAACGATGACAATGAAATAGTGACAGGAAATGCCAGAGTAAGAGTGAGAGGTAAACATAATTTTCCCAAAATAGTGTATTGGTTGTCCACAGAAAAAGCATAGCATAAAAACCgtcaaatggttaaaaaaaactagaacggttttcatgtggacagccCCTGAAGTGAAAATGTCTGACCTGGAAGCCAGACCAATGTTTTATCTGGTGGTTTGTCACAAAATAATGTGAGTGTCAgagtcacactgacacacaaattAAACTGTGCAAAAGATGAATATTATCATGAAACTGAAAATCAACCTAGTGGATGATTCATGGTTAAAGTTGCTTCCCTACATTCATACATcataattatcacaattattacaatgaaaacaaaatggcgtCTTATAACTCTTGTAGCTACTTACCAAGACATTACTTCAGAAATGAGCTGTTATTATAGTATCACCTCCTACTACtataattattacaatattcTTTTATGAAATCCAAGCCATAAGGACACATGGTGACAAGGGTGTGTGAGCCTGTTTTGTGTCTTAATTTCCCTTCAAGACTAAATGGGTGTGGAATCTAATGGGATTATATTAAATAGCACTTTTGTTAATCAACAGTGggcatttaataaataaaggtcaaatgtCTTTGACTATGAAACGGACACATTCTCACTTTCTATGAGAAATGTACTATAATGGAGTTTGAACAGTGATGTAGGAGATCATGAGAGCTTTGATCTTCATGATACTGTAACTGATAACGTTTATTCTTAATTGAAGACGATGTGTAATTGTTAGGAGACAATTTTATTCATTATAAAATAtgttgaggcagcagaggactgTTGTCTAGAGTTGAGAGTGaggtggctcttaaaagagccgttgtgGTGGAGGTtagtggaggagcagcagcagcagcacagactttAAGCTCTCTCTCCACGGATGCGGCGGGCCAGCTGGATGTCCTTGGGCATGATGGTGACTCTCTTGGCGTGGATGGCGCACAAGTTGGTGTCCTCGAACAGGCCGACCAGGTAAGCCTCGCTGGACTCCTGCAGAGCCATGACCGCGGAGCTCTGGAAGCGCAGGTCGGTCTTGAAGTCCTGAGCGATCTCTCTCACCAGGCGCTGGAAGGGCAGCTTGCGGATCAGCAGCTCCGTGGATTTCTGGTAGCGACGGATCTCTCGGAGAGCCACGGTACCGGGCCTGTAACGGTGAGGCTTCTTCACGCCGCCGGTGGCAGGCGCGCTCTTACGCGCAGCCTTGGTGGCCAGCTGCTTCCTGGGAGCCTTACCTCCGGTAGATTTACGGGCGGTTTGCTTGGTTCTTGCCATGTTTCTGCTTGTTGCTTTCAACAGGAGAAAATGTGAAGCAGACACGAGCGACTCTCTGCTCTTAAACTGTGGGAGCAGCTGTGACACGGTGACGCTGCTTCAGTCCTCCGGCTCCTGATTGGTGGTGAGCGGCTCTTCCAGTGCGAGGCCGCCGCTGGGTGATCccccctctgctgctctgctctggttgGTCTGGCAGGAGTCTCCCGCGCTTTCGTGGACATATAAACGAGGGTTTGAGCTATCTGAGTCACAGTTTCTCTGAGTTTGTCAGAAAAATCTAGTAAAAATTAACCATGTCAGGAAGAGGCAAAACCGGCGGAAAAGCCCGCGCTAAGGCAAAGACCCGCTCCTCTCGTGCTGGACTCCAGTTCCCGGTCGGTCGTGTTCACAGGCTGCTGCGCAAAGGTAACTATGCTCAGCGTGTGGGTGCCGGCGCCCCCGTCTACCTGGCCGCTGTGCTCGAGTATCTTACCGCTGAGATCCTGGAGCTGGCTGGAAACGCCGCCCGCGACAACAAGAAGACCCGTATCATCCCCCGCCACCTGCAGCTGGCCGTCCGCAACGACGAGGAGCTCAACAAACTCCTGGGCGGAGTGACCATCGCTCAGGGCGGCGTGCTGCCCAACATCCAGGCTGTTCTTCTGCCCAAGAAGACCGAGAAGGCCGCTAAGTCCAAGTAAACCACAGCaactccacaaacaaacaaacggctcttttaagagccacacactcactctgagaaactgctcatcctcctcttaaatacagtttaactgtcagtgtctgtaaaaatatgaaaatattaaactTCACAAAGCACATTAAGCTTGCGTTTTCAACTTGATAATTAACATTGCAATTAGCCTTCTTGTCTAATGTAATTTAAACGAAATATAACTTTAtgaactaaatataaatatcctGTCAAGACATTAAAGCCGAATGTACACCATGAATAACAGCcaaataatgtaaacaatagAAATGACATTAAAGACTCGTTTCAAATTTGATTATATAATGTCTGAAGTAATGAACAATTCCTCAACTGTGTAACAAAGTGGTTGCTTGTAATTTTGAGTTATTACAAACTCAGAAAAATATGAACCTAATATGATCAAATttataaaacttaaaaaaccaGCATCATGTATTATGCAATTTCACTGTTCATTTGCAGTTAAACAACATCGTACATCATCGCAAAGTCTCTtttaaaagccacacacacacaaaactgataAAGCGCTGCTGAAGCCTCTCACTactctgtatttatgtttatgtacaAATGAGTGTGATACTTTAAAATATGTGAGGTAACTTCAGTAATTTCCAAACTTGATTCATGAAAGTTCGGAGTAACAGTGATGCAGTAatgattgttattgtttattaataattaagtaGCATCACtacattaatataaaatgatCAATAAACTAGTAGGAACtacttttgtattattattgacaTGTAGTCAATTTTGTTGAAATACTTAATAGACagactgtaaatatgtgttataataTGTAACAAGAGTTAACATGTCTATTAAAGAtacacttcatttcattttgataaCTGTGTGACTTTAGTGAACACAATAACTCTTGTAATTAAAGACAATTGTTACTTGTAACTTTGTCTCTCTTAAGTTTTTTTGATAAGATGGACAAATAAGATGTGGAAAAAATAACAGCAGCAAAACCAATTGTAGGCTTTCACTGAGGGTCTTGGGATTGATGAGCAATTACTACCATTTAAAACGTAGTAAATATCAAGATATTTAACATTCAATGAATAGACATATTTACAGCAAAATCATTGTGTGAAGCAGCGCGCACACATGCGGGTGAACTGATACAGTCATTGAAGTAACTAACGACCCATTTCCAATATTCAAATGTTTCTAAAACAATGTGATGTTGGTAACTATGGCAACTCttcagaaagacacaaactgtgACGTATTTAGGAGAGGGGGTGTTTTAgttaatttaatgtttatatGAATGAAAGTATTGTTCAAGATTATATATTATGTGATATGATATGACATGCACACATTGTCCTCTCAAAGAAGTTTGTCAATGGTTAATTTAGAGAATAGATCCTGCTGCTCTTTAGTCTCCATTTTTTGTGAAGGAGCTCCTTCACCCATGTTCAAATGTAAACCCAGAAGCAAATAGTCCAGTGACGATACATTTCATTTGCAACACAACTTGTTTAATCAAGTCACTTGTATTTCATGTATGTGACTCAAATGATGTACCATTTGTACTTTGAGGTAAGGGTTAATAAATACATCTTTACAGTATGTGGATTGTAGAATTAACCTTAAGGactgtaatgcacatgtgtaaagtCATTTGAATATTGATTCCGTATAAAGATCACATTAGACTGCAGTGTACAGACTAATGCAACTTCTTAACAAAGTGTATAAAGATCATATGAACTCTGTTAGATaaagtgtgtggctcttaaaagagccgttgggTTGATGAGGTGGTTCCAGTCTGAGCAGTGTGTTTACTTGGAGCTGGTGTACTTGGTGACGGCCTTGGTTCCCTCGGACACGGCGTGCTTGGCCAGCTCACCGGGCAGCAGGAGACGCACGGCGGTCTGAATCTCCCTGGAGGTGATGGTGGAGCGCTTGTTGTAGTGAGCCAGGCGAGACGCCTCACCGGCGATGCGCTCGAAGATGTCGTTGACGAAGGAGTTCATGATGCCCATGGCCTTGGACGAGATGCCAGTGTCGGGGTGGACCTGCTTGAGCACCTTGTACACGTAGATGGCGTAGCTCTCcttcctgctctttctcctcttcttgccTCCTTTGCCGGCGGTCTTAGTCACGGCTTTCTTGGAGCCCTTCTTGGGCGCGGACTTGGCGGGTTCAGGCATCCTGACAGTTCTCACTGATCAATGAGTCGCAACAGGCGGAGGAGACTCTACTTATAAAGGCTCCATGCAAACACCACTGTGTGCTCCCCCTCCTGTGATTGGTTGATTCTCTCACTGAGGgttggatgaggaggagatagtgttgtctttgtttgaaacaaactggagacattttagaaacaaatacatgatacattttattaaagaaacaaatcCTAACTATGATTCAGTCAGACACGTTTAACATTTTTTTGCTTCAGAATCTTCATGATTATTAATTATCTCTATCaaaggaagaaaatgtgtttttaacgtTCAATGTCATCAGACATTTTAGAAAATATACAAATCCTAACATTATGTGTACTCATTttgcaatttaaataaaatatacagtcaAAGTTTTCCTGTCCatacattaaaacagaatatgAATAACAGCCAAACAATGTATGAAGTTATTACCATTGTAATTTAACATGACTTACCATGTGACATTCTGTCATTCAGATGTTCTgtatattttgtcatttcttcaCATTTATACATGTAAGTGCATCCATGATGGTGCATACAGTTCattgatgttatttatttatatcctgAATTCatagttatttacatttatatatttacatttcatattaATGTTGGGTTTTCCTGATATTGCGTGACGCATGATTTGATTTATGTGATTATTCTTATGTACATTATTTACAACCCTGGTCTCTCCTTATTGTGGAGACGTAGTTTGGTTACTCACTTAAGATGCTCAAACTGACGCTCTGATTATTCCTCAACTTTATAAGGTTTACGTTCTTTGCAAAGACATTGAGAACAAGTTTCAAGGACCCTGCTATTCCCTCATTTATGGCATGCAGCCAATGAGGTATTTTTTGTTGCCGATGGCTTTTTTTACTTTCCTATTTCCTATCTTCTTGCAACATGGTTATGATTCTCTGTTGTGAAAGTcatgttgatatttttattaatagGTCACAGTTTTAATACTCTTGATTTGATTATTCTTTGAACAACATATTCAATGAATAGAAATAGACATCAGCTACTATATTACACCTCATGTCGTTATGAcgttattaaaatatatttcattGAGGCTTAATATTCATTTTATAGATAATAGAGAAGATGGCTGAGCTCTTAGCGGACAcaagtgtgtggctcttaaaagagcctttGAACAGGATGGACATGTCTCAGTGAGGACAGCTCACTTCTTCTTGGCTGCTGTCTTCTTCACTTTGGGTTTGGCAACCTTCTTGGCGGGAGATTTCTTGGCTGCTGGAGCCTTCTTCACCACCTTCTTCGCTGCCACCTTCTTGGGGCTCTTGGTCGCCACTTCTTCACCTTGGGGCTCTTCGCTGGCCACCACCTTTTTAGGGCTCTTGGCTACTTTCTTGGCCGCTGCAGGTTTCTTCACCTTCTTAGGAGACTTTTTAGCAGCTGCTGGCTTCTTAGCTGCCGCTGCCTTGGGCTTTTTGGCCGCTGCGGGTTTCTTGGCTTTAGGAGCGGCCTTCTGTGCTGGCTTCTTGGCTTCCACCTTCTTGTTCATCTTGAAAGATCCAGAGGCCCCGGTTCCCTTGGTCTGGACCAGAGTTCCGTTGGTCACCAGAGTCTTGATGGCGGTCTTGACGCGGACCTTGTTCTTGTCCACGTCGTAGCCTCCGGCAGCCAGAGCCTTCTTGACGGCGGCCGCCGACACGCCGCTCCTCTCCTTGGACGCGGCCACGGCTTGAACGATGAGTTCCCTGACGCTGGGGCCGACCTTCTTCGGCTTGGAAGCCGCCTTCTTCTTGGCTGCTTTGGCCGGGGCGGCGGCggctggagctggagccacTTCTGCCATGATTCGTGGTTTCTAAGTTGAGCTCAGACTGACAACGATCGCAGTGAAAGAGAGCGGATTAGTGGAGAGCACTCAGAGAGGAGGCGGTACTTGAACGCAGCATGAGAACCGTGAAGACTCAATGCAGCCACGgctcctgtgtgcagcgtggacaccgggacacttgtgttttctcttcactcACAAAAGAGtttaaatgagtgtgtgagaggagcTGGAGGCTCACAGTGAACGGAGTCCATAGCGGACTGGTCTCTCTTCATATTGAAGTCATGAAGAGCtctgatgttctctgtgttttctttgtggagCAAACGAACCTCAGCTGTTCACCGCGGTGAGCAGCGCTGCTCGGCGGCTTTTCACACTCGTTTCTCTCCTAAAAGCAGGTGAAAAACACCAGAGCTTCACCAGAacctgtttctctgctgctgcacacgtTTGTTCTCAGAGTCCGAGTCAAAACAAGCAGCTGCTGATGATCACTGTGTAATAAAGTGCACTTATtgtgcagcagcaaacacactgcTGATGGCCGAGGCTCATGctcaagttcacacacacacacacacacacacacttgtgtcacagctgtgaactgaaatgacaacaaaccTCAGGCAGTGATGACTCTCTCAATACTTTTATAGTTTGATGTAAATAATTTactacatatttattattatttcacaaaataatattatgacGCATCATCTTCTACAGTTTGTTCCAGCTGTGATTTGTCTGGATCATGTTATTGGAACATTGTTATGATTCTCTCTGCAGGTCTCTACGTGAAAATATTGACCTGGTTACATATCAATACTTACATACAAATACTCTGTAGTTTTGCTTTAAATGAATAACGATGACTTTATTTGCGTTTGTGTAGTGAACACAATAACTTTCTATATCTCATAATAAATGATTGGTTAATAACTACCGTAGCTGCAACTTATATTCCTTCAGTTATGAAAGTTGATCAAAGTGATTGCTGATGTCATTCATCAGTCTATGACGTTAAATTAAAGACTCTGGTCTTACAGAGTTTGCTTCAGAGATTTGAAGTAAAGAGTTGAAGAGTTCCTTCAAGATTCATCTATTTTCAGCTCTTGTGTCAAAaagtttaaattttaaataaaatatttcataaaaaatatatatatatatattttttaataataataaaaaattatctTAAGTTATTTCTTCAGATTTCTACAGATTTGATGCTTCAAATGTCTGATGTAGTGAACATAATGACTTCTGTATGAATAAACATGGGctactttatttacacatttttattatatttactagTGGTGtcatcagttgattaaaaatgattgcGATTGGTTGCATCGCTCACTGCAGTTGGATGTGGAGatgcttttgtctttgtttgaaacagagtggagacattttagaaaacataCACAATACATTTGATTAAAGAAACTAATCGCTTCTGTCCTTCACTTATTTATTCAGACCGAAATAAGTGACTACATTAACATTGTTCCTGTGactcacatttacacttttCTGCTTTTGTATCAAGTAGAAACTCAGAATCATGATGATCGAACCTCGAGTTAAAGgaagaaaacattgttttacaaTCATTTTATCCTTCCAGTTGAACATGAATGTGATGCCTCCATGTTTGTTACGTGAATTATTAATGAGATAAACACAAgacccagacaaaatgtcctaaCTCTCAAAAGTTGCTAATACTAGATCGTTAAATAAAGTTGTCAATTGCAACAAATgcttaatgttttaatgtcatctattacattttattcctTGTATTTATTTGGCCATTCAACAATATCAATGACACTGAATTTAATTAGCGTTACTGTAATACAAACAtgtcttgaatgtgaatattttctggtttctgtgctccatttgacaaaaaaaaccccaaaaaacccATTAAAACTTAAAAGACATCATGAATTCCAGGTttgatcgacatttttcaacatgtcATGTATTTCACATGTCATGTGCCCCCGCATGTAGTTAAATAATCATGATGAGCCGCCAAAGCCTAAAATGCCAGGGTTATTTTCTGGTCCCAGTCCAGCCCTGTCTGTGGCAATGTCCTCGGTCGATATTTCCTGAAGACCTGTTAGTGTCTTCTCATTGATTGTCAGATTATGATGATGAATCATACATCTCATGAGAAAGACATGGCTTCCTGGGGACATCGTGCTcagaaaatgattgtttttcctcattttggaGAACAATTGTTCCGCTGTTTGGGAATTCACCCATCCACGGATTTCTGGGACAAGACCAACTTTTCTGAGGCAGTCTTTTAGGTCTTTCATGTTTGCCTCATGAAATGTGTCATATAGTGCATAGTGATCTGCAGATCCTGTGCCTGGGTGTGCATTTATGTCTGCAGGCCTCTTCCGCAATTTTAGCCagggcagttttttttccatttcaaactTCTTGGCGGAGTCCAGAATTTGAGGTGAGGCCATGACTACATTTGGCAGGTGTTTGAAGGAGAGCAGCATGTCTGCATAATCCTGTGGACTTTCTGCTCGGATATTGAACTTCACTGAACTCACAACACCACAGGGACACATTATCACAGCCCAGCCACCTTAACaggaaaataaattgaaaatctCAATATATTGACAACTAATAATGTTAAGTGGAACATATAGCAGCTTGTGGATAGTAATAACAACACAATTTGCTGAATATGTTTAATTTTCTCACAACAAAAAGTTAATTCCAACTCACCTGATGCACCCCAGACATTCTGAAACACCTTGTCATAGGTACTGCGGCCTTTCATCTGTTCTCTCAAGCGGATGATAAGATCCATTTTTGATCCAGATGAATCAAGGCCACACTGTTTTACTAAAGTCCGAAGTAAATCAACCTGTTAAAACATGGGTAAGCACATCAACAACCAGAACAATGGACAGACATTAAAAGTAATGTATTTCGAGCTCACCATTGcaaagatgaatgtctattaaaactgggtcatctatgtagtagaaatgcaaaataatatttgaagcaagtgcCTTCTTAGAAAAATTTATTTTTGGCTcattttcaagattcaagattcaagtttttatttgtcacatgtggatGTACAAGTACACCCCCAGTGAAATGACTTTACAACAGGCCCCACTGTGCAACTgtgcagcaataaaataaaaatgaaaataaatttaaaacGCAGTTTTGCTAAATAAGTagctatattatattatttacataagtTATAAGTACACAAGAAACATATTGAAACATATTGCACATGTACATAGCAGCAGTatgaatttaaatatgtgtgatgaacgacaacaactcccagaatgcactgcagATT
This genomic interval carries:
- the LOC122772564 gene encoding histone H4; translated protein: MSGRGKGGKGLGKGGAKRHRKVLRDNIQGITKPAIRRLARRGGVKRISGLIYEETRGVLKVFLENVIRDAVTYTEHAKRKTVTAMDVVYALKRQGRTLYGFGG
- the LOC122766567 gene encoding uncharacterized protein LOC122766567; the protein is MDLHKKGVLSVPMSDLKEPPSDFNGEVDMEDFWHSVSQEIICRGFVKSNAANPCVVSPSYHKWAPWIGPHTRASNMVFNKEYKKVKGSEGSNPLKQAEVDRLTTEVMDLKVDLLRTLVKQCGLDSSGSKMDLIIRLREQMKGRSTYDKVFQNVWGASGGWAVIMCPCGVVSSVKFNIRAESPQDYADMLLSFKHLPNVVMASPQILDSAKKFEMEKKLPWLKLRKRPADINAHPGTGSADHYALYDTFHEANMKDLKDCLRKVGLVPEIRGWVNSQTAEQLFSKMRKNNHFLSTMSPGSHVFLMRCMIHHHNLTINEKTLTGLQEISTEDIATDRAGLGPENNPGILGFGGSS
- the LOC122766581 gene encoding histone H1-like; amino-acid sequence: MAEVAPAPAAAAPAKAAKKKAASKPKKVGPSVRELIVQAVAASKERSGVSAAAVKKALAAGGYDVDKNKVRVKTAIKTLVTNGTLVQTKGTGASGSFKMNKKVEAKKPAQKAAPKAKKPAAAKKPKAAAAKKPAAAKKSPKKVKKPAAAKKVAKSPKKVVASEEPQGEEVATKSPKKVAAKKVVKKAPAAKKSPAKKVAKPKVKKTAAKKK
- the LOC122772555 gene encoding histone H2B, producing MPEPAKSAPKKGSKKAVTKTAGKGGKKRRKSRKESYAIYVYKVLKQVHPDTGISSKAMGIMNSFVNDIFERIAGEASRLAHYNKRSTITSREIQTAVRLLLPGELAKHAVSEGTKAVTKYTSSK
- the LOC122772545 gene encoding histone H2A, with protein sequence MSGRGKTGGKARAKAKTRSSRAGLQFPVGRVHRLLRKGNYAQRVGAGAPVYLAAVLEYLTAEILELAGNAARDNKKTRIIPRHLQLAVRNDEELNKLLGGVTIAQGGVLPNIQAVLLPKKTEKAAKSK